A genomic segment from Brienomyrus brachyistius isolate T26 chromosome 9, BBRACH_0.4, whole genome shotgun sequence encodes:
- the LOC125748344 gene encoding uncharacterized protein LOC125748344 produces MTRNKRIAKAVSWSNDRYWATWDKWMEVIDWEDEEELCSPAESPSDQADRSMVSHTRKPIAKAVSWTDDVYWAAWDKWDEIICWGEEGECSPATPPINQPGRDKGLDMHGLEVFLLNERTVSIKPADDHQDRLKIGAVVVDLCQFELDGVNDKFEIVEIQIGEVKLEETAERGFNSEFELEIMDVEIEVVDSEFQLNALNWEIAGTKVDKLLVEHLNINNLEAGSVKVSTLNGNVVYVNGM; encoded by the exons atgacgag aaacaaacgaattgcaaaagctgtcagctggagcaacgatcgatactgggcaacttgggacaagtggatggaagtgattgactgggaagatgaggaagagctgtgctccccagcagaatcaccctctgaccaggctgaccgttccatggtgtcacacacccgaaagccaattgccaaggcagttagctggacggatgatgtgtattgggcagcctgggacaagtgggatgagatcatctgctggggtgaagaaggagagtgctccccagcaactccacccatcaaccagcctgggagggataaggggttagacatgcatgggttagaggtttttctgttaaatgaaaggacagtctccataaagcctgcagatgaccaccaagacaggctgaaaataggagccgtagtggtcgacctctgccagtttgagctagatggtgtaaatgataaatttgaaattgtcgaaatacaaattggagaggtcaaattggaggagactgcagagaggggttttaattcagaatttgaattggaaattatggatgtggagatagaggttgtagacagtgaattccagctgaatgctcttaattgggaaattgctggaactaaagtggacaaattattagtggaacacctgaacataaataatctagaagcaggcagtgtgaaggtgtccacattaaatgggaatgtggtatatgtcaatggtatgtga